From Nocardioides sp. HDW12B, the proteins below share one genomic window:
- a CDS encoding MlaD family protein gives MITARTKKQLVIFVIIALLGVSYVGARYAKLDRLVLDRSYAVTASFEDSGGIFEGAEVTYRGVTIGRVGGMEVTDDGVDVTLDIENANDDIPADAKALVGNRSAVGEQYVELQPQSDSEPYLEDGSTIEQSNTEIPISTVTWLTNTQALVNSIPKDDFRTVISEFGKAFADGGDDLGQLIDSSTSFIEAADANFEVTRDLIRDSNTVLGTQLDKASAIRTFARDLALFSDTLAASDPDLRRVIASGSATATQLRTFLEENEVNLGKLINNLVTTGEVQLRHLPGIEMVLIMYPYVVAGGFVVNAREGNVNNAHFGLILEQEPKACTNGYQSTNQRDPNTQRGNKPMNERARCAEPATVSNARGAQNANRVAPWEAGPAIATYDSATGTVKYGEPTGSRDVTYTGGAHEALGKESWKWLLIQPLASEK, from the coding sequence ATGATCACCGCACGCACCAAGAAACAGCTCGTGATCTTCGTGATCATCGCGCTCCTCGGCGTCAGCTACGTCGGCGCCCGCTACGCCAAGCTCGACCGGCTCGTGCTGGACCGCTCCTACGCGGTCACCGCGAGCTTCGAGGACAGCGGCGGCATCTTCGAGGGCGCCGAGGTCACCTACCGAGGTGTCACGATCGGCCGCGTCGGAGGCATGGAGGTCACCGACGACGGCGTCGACGTGACGCTCGACATCGAGAACGCCAACGACGACATCCCGGCCGACGCCAAGGCGCTGGTCGGCAACCGCTCGGCCGTCGGTGAGCAGTACGTCGAGCTCCAGCCCCAGTCGGACTCCGAGCCCTACCTGGAGGACGGCTCGACGATCGAGCAGTCCAACACCGAGATCCCGATCTCCACGGTGACCTGGCTGACGAACACCCAGGCGCTGGTCAACTCGATCCCGAAGGACGACTTCCGCACCGTCATCAGCGAGTTCGGCAAGGCGTTCGCCGACGGTGGCGACGACCTGGGACAGCTGATCGACAGCTCCACGTCCTTCATCGAGGCCGCCGACGCCAACTTCGAGGTCACCCGCGACCTCATCCGGGACAGCAACACGGTGCTGGGCACCCAGCTCGACAAGGCCTCGGCGATCCGGACCTTCGCCCGCGACCTGGCGCTGTTCTCCGACACCCTGGCCGCCAGCGACCCCGACCTGCGTCGCGTCATCGCCAGCGGCAGCGCGACGGCGACCCAGCTGCGCACGTTCCTGGAGGAGAACGAGGTCAACCTCGGCAAGCTGATCAACAACCTCGTGACGACCGGCGAGGTGCAGCTGCGGCACCTGCCCGGCATCGAGATGGTCCTGATCATGTACCCCTACGTCGTGGCCGGCGGCTTCGTGGTCAACGCCCGCGAGGGCAACGTCAACAACGCCCACTTCGGCCTGATCCTCGAGCAGGAGCCCAAGGCGTGCACCAACGGCTACCAGAGCACCAACCAGCGCGACCCGAACACGCAGCGCGGCAACAAGCCGATGAACGAGCGGGCGCGCTGCGCGGAGCCGGCGACCGTGAGCAACGCCCGTGGCGCGCAGAACGCGAACCGCGTCGCTCCCTGGGAGGCCGGTCCCGCCATCGCGACGTACGACAGCGCGACGGGCACGGTCAAGTACGGTGAACCGACAGGGTCGCGCGACGTGACCTACACCGGTGGCGCCCACGAGGCGTTGGGCAAGGAGTCATGGAAGTGGTTGTTGATCCAGCCGCTCGCTTCGGAGAAGTGA
- a CDS encoding MCE family protein has protein sequence MSALRRTRLAALAGAGALLLSGCEFSVYSLPLPGGADLGDNPYEVTVQFRDVLDLVPQSAVKVNDISVGRVDDVKLDGYTAEVTLLVRGDVELPDNAIAGIRQTSLLGEKFVDLAPPSGEPQGKLEDGDTIELEDSGRNPEVEEVLGALSLFLNGGGVGQLKIVTEELNAALGGREDEVKSTLRRFATLMGGLDEGKEGIVRALENVNALSIALNKETDTLDLALAELPSAIASVDSQRDDLVKMLEALARLSGVGTRVIQASKAGTIKSLNSLAPVLTELAKSGDDFVNSLQIVLTFPFIDGVVGKNPQQARDLQMGDYTNLNAELQLDLTELVGTLPLIDELPDVTGLPTDVIPTDLGGVTSAIPRPSIRNPLGGGGGGGGGGGGGGGLNLPGGLGRAAPGEPMTEMQVRERRIFGLAGLLVQGMDQR, from the coding sequence ATGAGCGCCCTGCGCCGTACCCGACTCGCTGCGCTGGCAGGCGCGGGCGCCCTGCTGCTCAGCGGGTGCGAGTTCTCGGTCTACAGCCTGCCGCTGCCCGGTGGCGCGGACCTGGGCGACAACCCCTACGAGGTGACCGTCCAGTTCCGCGACGTGCTCGACCTGGTGCCGCAGTCGGCGGTCAAGGTCAACGACATCTCCGTAGGACGCGTCGACGACGTGAAGCTCGACGGCTACACCGCCGAGGTCACCCTGCTCGTGCGCGGCGACGTGGAGCTGCCCGACAACGCCATCGCCGGCATCCGCCAGACCAGCCTCCTCGGTGAGAAGTTCGTCGACCTCGCACCGCCCAGCGGCGAGCCGCAGGGCAAGCTCGAGGACGGTGACACGATCGAGCTCGAGGACTCCGGGCGCAACCCGGAGGTCGAGGAGGTGCTCGGCGCGCTGTCGCTGTTCCTCAACGGCGGCGGCGTGGGCCAGCTCAAGATCGTGACCGAGGAGCTCAACGCAGCCCTCGGTGGCCGTGAGGACGAGGTGAAGTCCACGCTGCGTCGCTTCGCGACCCTGATGGGCGGTCTCGACGAGGGCAAGGAAGGCATCGTGCGCGCGTTGGAGAACGTCAACGCGCTCTCGATCGCACTCAACAAGGAGACCGACACCCTCGACCTCGCCCTCGCCGAGCTGCCGTCGGCGATCGCCTCCGTCGACAGCCAGCGCGACGACCTGGTGAAGATGCTGGAGGCCCTGGCGCGCCTGAGCGGCGTCGGCACGCGGGTGATCCAGGCCTCCAAGGCCGGCACCATCAAGTCGCTGAACTCCCTCGCCCCGGTGCTGACCGAGCTGGCGAAGTCGGGCGACGACTTCGTCAACAGCCTGCAGATCGTGCTGACCTTCCCCTTCATCGACGGGGTGGTCGGCAAGAACCCCCAGCAGGCGCGCGACCTGCAGATGGGCGACTACACCAACCTCAACGCCGAGCTGCAGCTCGACCTCACCGAGCTGGTCGGCACGCTGCCGCTGATCGACGAGCTGCCCGACGTGACGGGCCTGCCCACCGACGTCATCCCGACCGACCTCGGAGGCGTCACCAGCGCGATTCCGAGGCCGAGCATCCGCAACCCGCTCGGTGGCGGCGGCGGTGGTGGTGGCGGCGGCGGTGGCGGTGGCGGTCTGAACCTTCCGGGCGGCCTCGGCCGTGCGGCCCCGGGTGAGCCGATGACCGAGATGCAGGTCCGTGAGCGCCGCATCTTCGGCCTCGCCGGACTGCTCGTGCAGGGGATGGACCAGCGATGA